A genomic region of Raphanus sativus cultivar WK10039 unplaced genomic scaffold, ASM80110v3 Scaffold4443, whole genome shotgun sequence contains the following coding sequences:
- the LOC108838485 gene encoding uncharacterized protein LOC108838485 isoform X2: protein MGQDYSYSQPSSSSNSVDITSLIEAEAQLYADEAESSHFNAEPLQYQPQPECDDGIPRSCYCGAEPVVGYSTTRKDPYRRYFTCNNAEDGDCHVWKWWDVAVIEEMRDIQRELRELKGALNESEQKVVVLEKTVTEFSKKKPGVKLMVSTLVLTGLVLLILVGILLKASKDSGGPRLFLK, encoded by the exons ATGGGGCAAGATTACAGTTACAGCCAgccatcttcatcatcaaactCTGTAGACATAACCTCCCTGATTGAAGCAGAAGCTCAGCTGTACGCGGATGAAGCTGAGAGTAGCCACTTCAATGCAGAGCCGCTTCAGTACCAACCGCAACCAGAGTGTGATGATGGAATCCCTAGAAGCTGCTACTGTGGTGCGGAGCCAGTTGTCGGCTACTCTACAACTCGTAAAGACCCATACAGACGTTACTTCACGTGCAACAATGCTGAAGATGGTGACTGCCACGTTTGGAAATGGTGGGACGTGGCAGTGATAGAGGAGATGAGGGACATTCAGCGGGAGCTTAGGGAGCTTAAGGGTGCACTTAACGAGAGTGAGCAGAAGGTTGTTGTCCTCGAGAAGACAGTAACCGAGTTTTCAAAGAAGAAACCAGGAGTGAAGCTAATGGTCTCTACCTTAGTTTTAACCGGGTTGGTGTTACTTATTCTAGTTG GAATATTACTCAAGGCTTCAAAGGACAGTGGCGGACCTCGCTTGTTTCTGAAATAA
- the LOC108838485 gene encoding uncharacterized protein LOC108838485 isoform X1 — protein sequence MGQDYSYSQPSSSSNSVDITSLIEAEAQLYADEAESSHFNAEPLQYQPQPECDDGIPRSCYCGAEPVVGYSTTRKDPYRRYFTCNNAEDGDCHVWKWWDVAVIEEMRDIQRELRELKGALNESEQKVVVLEKTVTEFSKKKPGVKLMVSTLVLTGNITQGFKGQWRTSLVSEIRLSWSRVH from the exons ATGGGGCAAGATTACAGTTACAGCCAgccatcttcatcatcaaactCTGTAGACATAACCTCCCTGATTGAAGCAGAAGCTCAGCTGTACGCGGATGAAGCTGAGAGTAGCCACTTCAATGCAGAGCCGCTTCAGTACCAACCGCAACCAGAGTGTGATGATGGAATCCCTAGAAGCTGCTACTGTGGTGCGGAGCCAGTTGTCGGCTACTCTACAACTCGTAAAGACCCATACAGACGTTACTTCACGTGCAACAATGCTGAAGATGGTGACTGCCACGTTTGGAAATGGTGGGACGTGGCAGTGATAGAGGAGATGAGGGACATTCAGCGGGAGCTTAGGGAGCTTAAGGGTGCACTTAACGAGAGTGAGCAGAAGGTTGTTGTCCTCGAGAAGACAGTAACCGAGTTTTCAAAGAAGAAACCAGGAGTGAAGCTAATGGTCTCTACCTTAGTTTTAACCGG GAATATTACTCAAGGCTTCAAAGGACAGTGGCGGACCTCGCTTGTTTCTGAAATAAG